The stretch of DNA GCATACAGACAAATCTCGTTTTCCCGCCAAAAGAACATCCCATAAAATCGGAATGCTCCATGGCATGCGCGCCATCTCTTAGCTTTTGGCGTGCAAAAGCTAAGGAAACGCATGGCGAAAGCTAAGAAAACGACGCGCAAAAGCTTAGCTTTCGCGCGTCGTTATTATAAACGCTTGTCGATCATCGACTTGCAGACAGAGAAAGAAGGAAAAGAGAAGAACACTTTTTCTTGATCCCTATATGTAGGTATTGCCCAGTTGAGGAAATATATGTAAATTTGCAACAAAACGCCAAAGCAGGCGTTTGGTTATCCATATTTTTAGCAAAACGTATGAAAAAATTAGTCATTATTCGCCACGGAGAAAGCGAATGGAATCAGAAGAACCTGTTTACAGGTTGGGTAGACGTAGAACTTTCCGACAAAGGACGGGAAGAAGCTAAGCGAGCAGGACAGTTGATGAAAGAAGCCGGACTGGACTTCGACCTCTGCTACACCTCTTATCTCAAGCGTGCCATCAACACCCAGCAGATTGCCCTCAAAGAGATGCAACGCGAATGGCTGCCCGTTGTGAAGTCGTGGCGGCTCAACGAGCGTCATTACGGAGCTCTCTCGGGTCTCAACAAGAAAGAAACTGCTGAGAAATATGGCGACGAGCAGGTGCACATCTGGCGTCGTAGCTTCGACGTTCGTCCGCCGATGATGGAAGAGAACAACGAATATTCGGCCCGCAAAAATCCGGCCTATCGCCATCTTTCGGTAGAAGACATTCCCATGTGCGAGAGCTTGAAAGACACCATCGCACGCACCGTGCCCTACTTCGAGGTGGAAATCAAACCGCAAATCATGGAAGGCAAGCGCGTCTTTATTGCTGCACACGGCAACTCTTTGCGCTCGCTCATCAAATATTTCGAGGGTATCTCCGATGAAGAAATCATCAATGTGGAGATTCCTACGGGTACTCCGCTCGTGTATGAGTTCGACGACGACTTCAAAGTAACGAACAAATACTATCTGAAATAAAACATAAAACGAAGACATTGCCATGGAAGAGAAATTCAAATTGAGAGACGTGGTGCAGGAGACGCTGCTCATACCTCTTTATTATAGAGCCTTAGAAACGCGTCGACCCAAAGGCAATATCTTGAAAGACGACCTGGCCGAGAGGCTGATCGACCGAATAGATTACGACTTTTCGAAGCTCGATGCCGCCCCACTGAGCAAGTTGGGCTGCGTAGTAAGAGGCAGATATTACGACGATGCCACCCGTCGCTTTCTCTCTTCTCATGGCAATGCCGTCGTTGTGAACGTGGGCTGTGGTCTGGACACACGCTATCAACGCATCCCGGAGCATGACAAGGCTGTGTTCTACGAGGTGGATCTGCCCGAGGTGATTGAACTTCGGCGTGCGCTGATCCCTGAACCGGCGGGCGATCGCTATCTATCGGCCTCACTGTTAGACGTGGAATGGATGGACAACCTTCGGGCTGCGCATCCACAAAGCAGTTTTATCTTTATCGTAGAAGGCGTGTTGATGTATTTCTACGAAGAACAGGTGCGGCAGTTTATCGATCGGATTGCCGAGCGTTTTGCCGGCGGAATGCTCTGCTTCGACGTCTGTGGACCGATGATGAGCAAGCATCGGGTCAAGCCGGATGCCTTGAAAAACTCGGCGGCAGAAATACGTTCGGGCATTGAAGACGGACATCTCGTGGAGCAATGGAACCCGAAGCTCCGCCTCGTTGAACAGGCTATTTACATGAATCGCTATCGATCGCGTTGGGGATGGATGGGCTATACGATAGGACTGTCTAAACGACTGTCGTGCAAATTCTCTTCGATGCTGCAATACGAGATCGTAGGATCAACCGAAGATAAAGGCTAAAAACAAAGCATCGACGGACGGACAAGAGACCTACTCTGTCCGTCCGTCGATGCTTTGTTCACCTCCCAGCGGCCATCCCGCCTGTCTTTTGGGGACGTTCCCTCTCCGTCTGCCTGGTCAACCTTCCCTCCTTGAACACCCAATCACCCACCAATCCATCTACCGATGTCTCCTTTAAAACAACTTTTTGCCTATGCCGGCCGGTTCAAATACCTTACGATGGCCTCCTGGTTCTTGTCGGCAGCCAGTGCATGGGCGGCTCTTGTGCCCTTCGTTTATATCTGGATGATTCTGCGCGACGTGCTCACCGTGGCTCCACACTTCGAGCGTGCCACGCAAACAGCCCACTACGGATGGATGGCCGTGGCCTTTTCGTTGCTCTCTATCGGGCTTTATCTTCTGGGGTTGCTCTGTTCACATCTGGCGGCCTTTCGCATAGCCGCCAACATTCGCTCACGCTTGATGCACCATATCATCACGCTGCCGCAGGGTTTTGTGGGTAATGAGGGGAGTGGAAGCCTGCGTAAGATTGTCAACGAATCGAGTGAGGCCACCGAAACCTATTTGGCTCATCAGCTTCCCGATAAAGCCGGCAGCATGGCAACACCCATTGGACTGCTTGTTTTGCTGCTCGTTTTCGACTGGAGGCTGGGACTTCTCTCGCTCTTACCCATGCTGCTGGGCTTCGCCATTATGTATTCTTTCATGACTGGCAAAGAGCTTCAAACCAAAATGGCCGAATATCAGACCGCACTCGACAGCATGTCGAATCAAGCCGTTGAGTATGTGCGAGGCATTCCCGTGGTCAAAACCTTCGGACAGACGGTGTTTTCGTTCAAGAAATTCAAGCAAGCGATAGACGATTACCAACGTTGGGTGATCGATTACACCCGGCAGATGCGCCTGCCTATGGTGTGTTACACTACTGTTATCAATTCCGTCTTCGCCGTTTTGGTGGCGGCTGCCCTTTATATGGCACAAGAAGGGGTAACACAGACGTTTCTTCTTCATCTGATTTACTATGTCATCATTACGCCCATCATCACCGTGATGCTCACCAGAATTATGTATCAGAGTCAGAACAACTTGATTGTTGCCGAGGCTTTGAAGCGCATCAACGGCGTGCTGACTCTGCAACCACTGAGCGAACCCCGAGAAAGCCGTCTGCCAGAGGATAACTCCATCGTGTTGGAAGAGGTGGTTTTCAGATACAAAGGGGCCGTCAAGAATGCCCTCGACGGTATCTCTCTGCATGTGAAAGCCGGCGAACAGGTGGCTCTCGTGGGGCCTTCGGGCGGTGGAAAAACTACCTTGGGTCATCTCATCACTCGTTTTTGGGATGTAGATAGCGGTGTGGTGCGAATCGGAAACGTAGACGTTTGCCACCTCCGCAAAGAAGATTTGATGCGTCAGGTGTCGTTTGTCTTCCAGGATAGTCGTTTGTTAAAGGGGTCGATTCTCGACAATGTGCGGCTCGGCAGACCCGAGGCCACTGAGCAAGAGGTGAGAGAGGCATTGCACAAAGCCCAGTGCGACGACATCATCGACAAGCTTCCCGACGGACTGCACTCCGTCATCGGCACCCAAGGAACTTATCTCTCAGGCGGCGAGCAGCAACGCATTGCCATTGCACGGGTGATGCTTCAAGATACGCCTATCGTGATTTTGGACGAGGCAACGGCCTTTGCCGACCCCGACAACGAGGCCCGTGTGCAGGCGGCCTTTGCCGAAATGGCGCGCGGAAAGACCGTCATCACCATTGCACACCGCCTCTCTGCGGTGACGAAAGCCCACCGAATCTATGTGCTCAAGGGAGGAAAGATTGTCGAGGAAGGCACCCATCACAGTTTGATCGCCCGCAAAGAAGGGCTTTATGCACGTCTTTGGGCCGAGTATAACCAATCTGTTCACTGGAACGTAGGAGGGGAAAAATGAAACTGAAACGCATCTTACAACATCGTTACGCCCTCTCTTCACAGGGTGCAACCGACCTGATGAAGGCCTGTTTGGCCAGTTGTGCAACCTACATCGTGCTGATGATGCCCGTCGGACTGCTCTATTATCTGGTCGCCGATCTGATTCAAGGCGGCACCATCGCTACGCCACGTGCCGTCCTTTACGGGCTGGGTGCCGTGCTTTGTCTGCTGTTCATCGCCCTGACCACCCGCTTTCAGTACAACGCAACCTTCTTTGCCACCTATGTGGAAAGTGGAATCCGGCGCGTAACGCTGGCAGAACGATTGCGGAAATTGCCGCTTTCGTTCTTCGGAAAGAAAGACCTGGCCGACCTCACCAGCAGAATGATGGCCGATTGTGCCACCCTCGAGACAGCATCTTCCCACTATATTCCTCAGTTTTTCGGCAGTTTGCTCTCGCTCATCCCTATCTCTGTGGGCCTTTTCCTCTTCGATTGGCAACTGGCTTTGGCCGCATTGTGGCCCTTACCGGTGTGTTGTGTCATCATGGTCTTTGCGCCGAAGTTGCAAAACCGGTTAGGTCGGCGGCAGATGGCGGCCAAGATGGCCTGCGCCGACGGCATACAAGAGTGCTTGGAAGCCCTTCGCGACCTA from Prevotella sp. oral taxon 475 encodes:
- the gpmA gene encoding 2,3-diphosphoglycerate-dependent phosphoglycerate mutase, with the translated sequence MKKLVIIRHGESEWNQKNLFTGWVDVELSDKGREEAKRAGQLMKEAGLDFDLCYTSYLKRAINTQQIALKEMQREWLPVVKSWRLNERHYGALSGLNKKETAEKYGDEQVHIWRRSFDVRPPMMEENNEYSARKNPAYRHLSVEDIPMCESLKDTIARTVPYFEVEIKPQIMEGKRVFIAAHGNSLRSLIKYFEGISDEEIINVEIPTGTPLVYEFDDDFKVTNKYYLK
- a CDS encoding class I SAM-dependent methyltransferase, encoding MEEKFKLRDVVQETLLIPLYYRALETRRPKGNILKDDLAERLIDRIDYDFSKLDAAPLSKLGCVVRGRYYDDATRRFLSSHGNAVVVNVGCGLDTRYQRIPEHDKAVFYEVDLPEVIELRRALIPEPAGDRYLSASLLDVEWMDNLRAAHPQSSFIFIVEGVLMYFYEEQVRQFIDRIAERFAGGMLCFDVCGPMMSKHRVKPDALKNSAAEIRSGIEDGHLVEQWNPKLRLVEQAIYMNRYRSRWGWMGYTIGLSKRLSCKFSSMLQYEIVGSTEDKG
- a CDS encoding ABC transporter ATP-binding protein is translated as MSPLKQLFAYAGRFKYLTMASWFLSAASAWAALVPFVYIWMILRDVLTVAPHFERATQTAHYGWMAVAFSLLSIGLYLLGLLCSHLAAFRIAANIRSRLMHHIITLPQGFVGNEGSGSLRKIVNESSEATETYLAHQLPDKAGSMATPIGLLVLLLVFDWRLGLLSLLPMLLGFAIMYSFMTGKELQTKMAEYQTALDSMSNQAVEYVRGIPVVKTFGQTVFSFKKFKQAIDDYQRWVIDYTRQMRLPMVCYTTVINSVFAVLVAAALYMAQEGVTQTFLLHLIYYVIITPIITVMLTRIMYQSQNNLIVAEALKRINGVLTLQPLSEPRESRLPEDNSIVLEEVVFRYKGAVKNALDGISLHVKAGEQVALVGPSGGGKTTLGHLITRFWDVDSGVVRIGNVDVCHLRKEDLMRQVSFVFQDSRLLKGSILDNVRLGRPEATEQEVREALHKAQCDDIIDKLPDGLHSVIGTQGTYLSGGEQQRIAIARVMLQDTPIVILDEATAFADPDNEARVQAAFAEMARGKTVITIAHRLSAVTKAHRIYVLKGGKIVEEGTHHSLIARKEGLYARLWAEYNQSVHWNVGGEK